Part of the Spartinivicinus poritis genome, CTTTGATGACATGGAAAGTGATTGTAATGATTCATTGGCAAGCATTAAAAATTTGGCTAAAAGGTGCTACTTTCTATCCTCACCCTAATTACAGAAATAGCAAGGATTAAACAATGTTAAGAAGTTCTCTCAATTCTATTAACCAACATTCCAGCATCCACTGGTATGAAAAATTTTGTTTAAAAAAACTGCTTAAGTTACTCAACAACACTCAATATGGAGTCATATCTGTTTCCTATGGTGGTAATACTTATCATATAGAAGGAAAACAAACAGGTCCATCTGCTAATATAACCATCAACAATCTAACCAAACTATTAATACTTTTAATGCGTAAATCAGATATTGGTTTTGCGGAGGGTTATATTGAAGGATACTGGACTACCACTCATTTAACTAACTGCCTATTATTTTTTGCTACTAACGAACCTTACTTCAAGTCCTCTATTTTAATGGCTGTTTGGAATAGGTTAAAAAATAAATGGTTACACTTTAGGGCGAGAAACTCTCTGTTAGGATCAAAGCAGAATATCCAGTTTCATTACGACCTGGGTAATGAGTTTTATCAATTATGGCTAGATAAAACAATGACCTATTCTAGTGGCATTTATCAAAAACCTACTGATACACTTATACAAGCACAACGTAATAAGTATCAACGAATATATCAACAATTAAACCCTAAGCCAGAAGAAACCATCCTCGAAATTGGTTGCGGTTGGGGAGGCTTTGCAGCTTATGCAACCGAACAAGGAAGCAAAGTGCTCGGTATTACTCTGTCTAATGAACAACTTCACTATTGTCAGCAACGATTTTCTAGCCAAGCTAACTCAGCAGCTGTCAATTTTAAACGGTTAGACTACCGCCATTTAAACAATACCTACTCTTATATCGCTTCCATAGAGATGTTTGAAGCAGTAGGAGAACAATATTGGCATATCTATTTTGCAAAGCTTGCAAGTTGCTTAAAGTCTGGCGGCACAGCTGTCTTACAAATTATTACGATTAATGAAGTATTTTTTGAAAGCTACCGCAATCGGCCCGATTTTATTCAACTGTATATTTTTCCTGGCGGCATGTTACCTACACGTAG contains:
- a CDS encoding SAM-dependent methyltransferase — translated: MLRSSLNSINQHSSIHWYEKFCLKKLLKLLNNTQYGVISVSYGGNTYHIEGKQTGPSANITINNLTKLLILLMRKSDIGFAEGYIEGYWTTTHLTNCLLFFATNEPYFKSSILMAVWNRLKNKWLHFRARNSLLGSKQNIQFHYDLGNEFYQLWLDKTMTYSSGIYQKPTDTLIQAQRNKYQRIYQQLNPKPEETILEIGCGWGGFAAYATEQGSKVLGITLSNEQLHYCQQRFSSQANSAAVNFKRLDYRHLNNTYSYIASIEMFEAVGEQYWHIYFAKLASCLKSGGTAVLQIITINEVFFESYRNRPDFIQLYIFPGGMLPTRSKVISLAEQHNLQVSNLISIGESYRRTLQDWLVNFNNCQEALEGMGFNKKFRKTWQYYLAYCIAGFLCNRIDTIQVTLHKPDKPD